CACCGATGCCGATGGCAAGGTCGAAAAGTGGTGCTACTCGGATATTGAGGATCGCAAGCAGAGCGAAACTGCCCTGCGGGCACCAGAAGAGCGGCTTCGTCTGATCGTTGACGGCCTGCCCACGCGCGTGCTTCTTTTCTCGCCGGAAGGAGAAGTCATTCATGTCAACCGCCATACGCTTGAATATTCAGGCGCGACGGTGGACGAACTCAAGCAGTGGGCTAGCAAGGACCTTACCCACGGCGACGACCGGCAAGCGACTAGTGATCGTTTTGATGCGCCGACCCGTCCGGTGAGCCTTATGACTTCGAGTCCCGCCACCGCCGCGCCGACGGCGGTTATCGATGGTTTCGCGTGCATGGCTTTCCCCTACGCGATAATGCGGGTCGGATCGTTCTCTGGTATTTCCTGCAAAAGCATATCGATGAGCGCAAACGAACCGAGGTGCTCCTAGCAGGCGAAAAGCCCCTGCTCGAAATGACCTGCATCGGGCAGCCCTTGCCCGAAGTGCTGGAGGACCTGTGCCGCCTGGCCGAGGAGATTGCGAGCGACTGCCTCTGCAGCGTCTCGCTGGTCGATAGCCTGGCCTTGCCTCCACCTATCGCAATCCTCAGCCCCGGCCCATCGGCAGCAGAAGCCTTACGAAACCGGGTCGTTCACCGAGTCAGTCGAATGATCCAAATGGATTGCGTCTGCTGAGTAGAATCCGTCGCGCCTTGAGCTCGGCGATCGTATGCTCGCCGATTCCTTCATCTCGCAGCACGGATTCGTTCTGTTCGCCCTGGAAGCCAGGCACCCCGGGCCCCGGAAGCGTGCAGGAGCTGAAGTGCCATGGCGGCCCTGGCATACGCAGCGATCCGCCCGAGCGATCATCCACATCCACCAATGCGCCCCATTCGGACACCCAATCCATATCCGCGAATTCGCTGGTGCTGCGAATCACGCCGAGCGCGAGCCCCGCTTCGCTGATCTGCGTTTGCAAATCTTCTAGGTTTTCAAAGGTGGCTAGCCACGCCTGAATTTCCGCCAGGAGCAATTTCAGATTCCGACGACGCAACAAGGCCGTCGCGAAACGAGGATCGCTCCTAATGTCATTGCGACGCATCATCGCGCAATACCGGATAAACATCGGTGTAAACACCGGACTGGAAGCAATGGTGATTCGCACACCGTTTGGCAACGCGTAAATATGTGAATCAGTCGCCGAGAGAATGGTTGGCTCGCCTTCCGTATCGACACCAGACAGCTGCGCGCCGAGCCGCTCATTGACGGCCAGCATTGTTGCCGCCATCGCCACATCCACGTGCTGACCTTCTCCTGTCTGGTTACGATGCTGAAGCGCTGCAAGAATGCCAATCACACCTTGCATCCCCGTGTACACGTCGGCGTGACTGCACGCGTCGTTCCGTGGCTCGGTCAGTGCGTCACCAAAATGCTGCTCAACGATATCGGTCAGACCCGATTCCGCCTGAACGGTGGGTGCAAAGGCAGGCCGATTGCTCCACGAGGTATTCTGACCATATCCGCTCAGGGACGCGTATATCACGCGTGGATTGCGCGCGCGTACCTGCTCGTAACCAAGCCCGAATCGGTCCAGCGTACCGGGTCGAAAATTCTCCACAATGATGTCCGCGGTGTCGCACATCCTTTTCACGATCTCGCGTGCTTCTTCGTAGTTGAGATCAATGCTCACATTCCGCTTGCCCGCGTTTTGCTGAATGTAGTAGACCGACATGTCGCCGATCAAAGGAAAGCCCGCCCGACCGACATCACCGGATGGAGGTTCGATCTTGGTGACCTGGGCGCCAAGATCGAGAAGAGTCTTCGTACAGAGCGGACCGGCCAATACTCGGGTGAAGTCGATGACCCTGAGACCTTCGAGAGGTGGTGACATGCTCAGTCTCCTTCGAATATTCCCGTACCCGGGCCGGTCGTCAGGAACGCTTCGATGCCGCGTGTCCGATCCTTCGTGGCCCAGATATCCCGATTGATCTCGACCTGAATCCTGTCGGCAGCCGCGATGCCTTCTCGCGCAGCCGCATTGGCCTGCCGCTTGATCCCGCGAAGAACCAACGTGGGGCCTGACGCCAGTTGACGAGCCAGAGACATCGCGGCCTGCGCTAGATCGGTCTCTGGCACAACATGGTTGATGATGCCCCATCGTTCGAAGATCTCGGCCCGGAAGCGGCGGCCAACCATTGCGATTTCTTTGGCACGCACCACGCCGGCGCGTTGGACCAGACGCTGGGTACCACCGAGCAACGGAAGAACGCCAGCAGCGACCTCCACCTGACCCATATAGGCGGTATCTGCCGCAATGACCATGTCACACGTCAGGGCAAGCTCGAGTCCGCCACCGAGGGCGCCACCGTGCACTGCGGCGATGGTCGGCACCGGCGTGTTCTCCATTACGTCCAGAAATTCGTTCATGGCCGACTCGCTGTGCTGGATGGAGGCGGAGCCATCGTGGAAGGCTCGCACCTCCGCGCCAGCGCAGAAATGGCGCATCTCGCTTCTCAACAGGATCGCCCGGCAGTTTGATTCAACTGCGCGACGGTATGCCTCGATGATCTCGTTAATGAAGACATCGTCAAGCAGGTTATGGGGTGGCTTTGCCATCGAAACGACGCCTACTGCGCCATCGATGGAGAGGTTGACTGAGCTCACTCTGTGTCTCCGTTTCTAGTAGTTACCGCGAGAAGGCTGGACTCTAAAGAGTACGAACGTCCATCCAGTGCCCCGCAAAAAAATAGCCGAGAGCGGGTATTGAGAGTGACGGGCTCATACAGCAGTCAGTCGAACGATGGTCGGCGTGCCTTCCATATGGGCGCCCATTGCGCGGCCGATCTGGCGGAAGTGCTCGGATTTCCGATGGGCGTCCGCCGCGGCAGGATCCTTGTAACGCTCGATGAATGTGTATTGGCCAACCACGTCGGTGCGCCACAACCCATATTCCAGGCAGCCCTCCTCGCGCCTCGATGCATTGGCCAATTGATTCGCGAGTTCTTCGAACTGGGCTTCCGACCCAGATTTCACTTTGATTTGAGCGATCACTGCGAGCATTTCTGTCTCCACTAACGATTCATTCCGAGAAAATTGGCAATACTTGATTTGTGCGAACGTGGCATCAAACTGCTTTCGTTTGCGAAGTTGATATGTTTCATGCGGTGCTCCGGGCTCGAGCGATGCGGGCGAAGTCGTCGAGAAGACTGGGGTTATCCACCGACTGCGCGTCGAGGACCAAAAGGGGCGGGGCGCCCTGTAGAATGCGTTTGATCGGTACTTCGAGTTTCTTTCCGGTAAGCGTGTGCGGGATGCCGGGCACTACGATGACCTCGTCTGGCACATGCCTCGGCGAGGCGCCTTCGCGTATCGCTGTCATAATCCGGCGCAACAAGTCGTCAGACAAGTCTTCCACTCCCTCAGTGAGGGTCACGAACAGCGGCATCCAGTACCCGCCATCCGAACGCTCCACACCGACCACAAGCGACTCTGCGACCTCTGGCAGACGCTCGACAACCTGATAGATATCCGCGCTGCCCATGCGCACCCCATTCCGATTGAGGGTAGCATCGGAGCGACCGTGCATGATCACAGAGCCCCGCTCGGTGATGGTGATCCAATCCCCGTGTCGCCACACACCGGGGAACGTATCGAAGTAGCTGGCACGCAGCCGCGATCCATCCGGGTCGTTCCAGAACCCGATCGGCATTGATGGCATCGGCTTGGTGATAACGAGTTCGCCGACCTGTCCGCGGACGCTGTGCCCTTGGGGGCCGAAGGAGTCCAGGGCGACGCCGAGGCAGGGCGCGGTCAACTCCTCCGCCCAGACTGGCAGCGTGGGGACAGCGCCGATGAATCCGCTGACGACGTCGGTGCCGCCGCTCGAGGAAGCGATGGCGACTCGCGGGCCGAGTTCCCGTGCGGCCCAGCGGGCCGAGCTCGCCGCCAGAACCGATCCTGTCACGCTGAGACAGCGCAGCCCGGAGAGGTCGTGTTCTGCGGCGGGCCGGACACCGGCCGCTTCGCAGGCCTGCAGGTAGCTTGGGCTCGTCTGCAGGACTGTGGCCTGGTGACGCGACGCGAGAGCCCACAGTGCGCCAGGATGCGGATGGCCGGGGCTGCCGTCGTGGCAGACGACGCGGGCACCCACCAGCAGGGCGGCGATCTGGTAATTCCACATCATCCAACTTGGCGAGGTGTAGCCAAGGTACGTGTCTCCGGCCCGTAGGTTGCTGTGAAACGTGATTTGCTTCAGGTGTTCGAGCAGGACACCGCCATGGCCATGCAGGATGCCCTTGGGCTTGCCCGTTGTGCCGGAGGAGAACAGTACCCAGAGGGGATGGTCGAACTCGACCGGGATGGGCGCCAGTGGGTGTTCGCCCGCGCTCGCCTCGGACCACTGGATGACGTCCGATGCAATCGAGACATCTCGTCCGACGCGGGGAACCATGATGGTCCCCCGAAGTGTGGGTAGGTTCCTGCGCAACTGCTCGACCGCATCAAGGCGACAGTGGGGCCGGCCGGCATAGTAGTAGCCGTCCGCCGCGACAAGCACGGCGGGTTCAAGCTGCCCGAAGCGGGCCAGTGCAGCCTCGGAGGAGTACTCCTGGCCGCATACCGACCATATCGCACCGATGCTGGCTGCCGCGAGGAAGGCCACGACCGCTTGAGGGACATCTGGCATGTATCCAATGACCCGGTCCCCCTTTTGAACGCCGAGCCTGCGCAGTGTGTGTGCGACAGCCGCGACCTGGCGTCGTAACTCGGTCCACGAAAGCGATGAGTTGGCCGGGCCACCAGGCTCCGACTCGCCGATTACTGCCAGCCCAGTCAGCTTTTCGTGTCGCAGTACCTGGTCAACATAGTTGAGGCGAGTACCCGGGAACCAGCGGGCGCCAGGCATGCTCGATTTCGCGAGAACTTGTTTGCTGCGGTTGGTCGCGCGCACGTCGAAATACTCACAGATGGAGGACCAGAACAACTCAAGGCGGTCCACCGACCAAGCTTGCAGGGCGCGGTAGTCCGGCAGGTTCAGGCCGTGCCGCTCAGCCAGCCAGAGGCGGAAATGTTCGATATTGGCTGCTTCGATGTCAGCAGGATAGGGTATCCAGATTGGAGATGTGTGCTCGCGCTGGTCGGGTCGGGTATCTGTATCGCTTGCTAGTGGGCGTAAAGGCAGCACATCCATCTCCTCGTCTTTGAACTATGTATGCATGCATACTATTTGCGTGTGTTTTGCTTGTCAAGCGGCGCCGCGCCTTTTGGCTGCTCTTATGTACGGTGTCGCTGCTGGGAATTCTGGAAGGCAGACTGATTTGCTTTTGTCCCGTGCGGCTCACACGGTCAGTAGTCGATCGGGCGAGATGCGCCAGATTTGGTGCGCTTGTCGCAGCCAGCGACCCGGGGTCAGGGGCGCGTATAATCATGGAAGACAAATATGCCTATGAGCATACTTTTTTTGCAGGATACCTGACGCCATGCCTCGCCAATCGGACAGCCGTGAAGAAATGATCAAGGCCGGTCGCCGCCTGTATAGCGTTCGCGGATATGCGCGTACAGCGTTTTCAGATGTACTTGCCGAGAGTGGCGCGCCCCGCGGTTCGGTCTATTTCCACTTCCCCGGCGGCAAGGACGAGTTCGCTGGAGAGGTGGTGGCTGCGCATACCCGATCCGCGCAGGCTCGGCTGGCACGGTTGGCCGCGACCTGCTCAACCCCACAGGACCTCCTCGTCGCCTATCTGGAAGCCGCTCGCGATCACGCGGTTGCCACGGAATACCGAGAGGGATGTCCGATTGGGGCGGTCATTCTTGAAAGTGCTCAGGCCTCGCCAGAGCTGCAGGCGTCGGCGGGCAAGGCGATGGCATCGTCGATCGCCTTGTTCGCTGGACTTCTGGTCGAGCGAGGCGCCGGTGAGGCGGACGCTCACCGATGGGCAACGGCTGCTGTCACCGCCTTCGAAGGGGCGCTGATAGTCTCACGAGCCTTGGGTGATCCGACTCCATTTGACTCGCTCATCGATTCGCTGCGGCACGCTGCTGCCTGAGAACACCAGCCAGTTAGGGGCTGAATATGGAATGCGCGCCCTTACCCATGGGGGAACTCCGGTCAATGCTGCTAACTGCGGCGCGCGCTGCCGCGCCACCGTCTTCCGCAATATGCCCTCCGCCCAATACTGTCGCCAGCGTGATGGTCAACTGAATCCGCCAGCCGCGGAGTTCGACGTCCTGGCCTTCCTCCCTCAGATACCGGCAGCATTGCATCTCGCGCCGCGGCTCTGTCGAGCAGGCCCAGCAAGTAGTGGCAGCGGCACCGTTCGCGGCGCACATGGCGGCTTACAGCTGGTCGGCCTCTATGACTTGCCGATCCCCAAGGCCGGCAAAAACCTACCGTATACCATGGCCCGGTCGTTCCCGTCGCGAGGAACCCGTTATCCGACACGCGTTCCCGGTCGACCGACACCGATGCCCGATTCCGGGCCGGGTGTCGCTTCCGAAAACATCGAGCGCCGAGATTGAGCCTAGGCCAGGCTGTGTGCGGCGAGCAGTTTCGCGTGGCACTCAACAACCAGCCGCGCAGGCGAGGCTTTGGCTGGCTTGGCCGGTCTCGCCTGCAACGGTGGGAACACTGCAGCTGCGGCTCACCGCCTGGGAGGACGAGGCGGGATCGTACATGCAGCAGGTCGGGCAGCGGCCCGGCGGGACGCTGATCGAGGCCATGGTTCGTTTGTACACTGAGCGGTACTTCAACGTCGGCCGCGGCCACGAATCCATCGACGGCCTGGTCGGCACCTTTGTCCATGACCGCGACCATTACATGCGGATCATTGCCTCGGTCCTTCCGCTCCTGCAGATGCTTGCCACGGGGGAGACGGGGCTCATGCTCGCACCCAAGGCGGACGATTTCACCGATGACCGCGAGATTTGGGACATCGACAAGGTGATCAAGCAAAAGGCAGTGCTGTTCGTCGGCCTGGACTCCCTGTCCAGCAGCATCGTCGCGAAGGCCATCGCCTCGATGATCCTGTCCGACGTCGCGTCGGTGGCCGGCGCCATCTACAACTTCTACGCCAAGCCGCCTAAGGTCGTCCTGGTCATCGATGAGGTGGCCGAGGCGATCAATGAGCAGGTGATCCAGATCCTCAACAAGGGCCGCGGCGCAGGCTTCAATGCCTTGGTCGCCTTCCAAAGCCGCTCAGATTTGGAGGCGAAACTGGGAAACGCAGCAAAAATGATGCAGGTTTTGGGGAATCTCAACAACCAGATCATCTTACGATTGGAAGACACGGACACGGCCCAGTGGTTCTCGGACAAGGTTGGGGAAACGGCGATTCAGAACATCACCACCACCAGCAGCACGAGCACTGGATCCGAGGCACATATCGGCGAGTTCAACGGGTCGGTTTCGCGTTCGACGCAACTGGAAAAGGCGCCGCTTATCCCGACTCAGCTGATCACTATGCTGCCCAACCTGCAATATTTTCTGCGCATCTCTGGTGGATCCGTCTACCAAGGCCGGATTCCCATCATCGAAGGATAGTACGCCGACATGCAATCAAGTCTGTTCCGCGCAGTGGTCAAGCAATACAAGCTGTCGCCGAAGCTCTCGCCGGCGTTCACGGTGTCCCCCGAACTGATCGACGCGTGCAGCCGTGTTGTCGACTACATCGGCCTGAACTTCTGCATCCGGGAAGAGCCGTTGGTCAAGGAAATGCTGGTCGATGCCATCCAGTCGTACCGGGCCGCGCGTAAGGCCGGCGACGCGAACATCGCCTTCATGCAAGGACTGTTTTCGCGCTCACACGAGCTCTACGAGAAGCGATATGCCGCCTTCAAAGGTGAGAAGTACAACGTCTGGTATCCGTACAACGAACCGATCCCCGTGTTCGAAGCAAGGCAGGAACCGGGCTATGTATGCCGCGTTGTCGACGAACCCTGCCCGGGCGTCGTGACGCAGCGCAGCGCTGCCTTTCAGCTCGCCGCCCGCGTGCTGACTGGTCACACCTTCCGCCGCTACTTCGAGGAATACGATGTCGCAAAGTTCTATGCTCAGTGAGATGGGGTTGTCCATCCGCTACGCCGTGGAGAGCGTCCGGATGTTCCCGGTCAAGCTCGCAAGCCGCTTGTCCGGCGTGGCTTGGGACGACGCAGCAGGCATGCAAGCGTGGATTCGTCAGGACATGACGGCGGAGAAGCGTGGCGCCATTCCGGAAGGGTTCCGTTACGGCCGCGCAGCATTCTGCTTTTCGCTCATACGCCTGTCGCTCGTGAAGCCCAGGCATTTCTGGGGTGCCGTTGGCTCGCTGGCCGTACTGCCCATTCTCCTTCTCCGCCAGTGGGTGCTGTGATGGCAGGAAGCCGATTTGCCGGGCATATCCGCGTCTGGTTGCTCGCCGCACCCCTGATGCTTTGCGTGCTCGCACCGATGCTGCCGGAGAGCGAGCGCTTCGAGATTGGCGCCGACGAGCAGACCTCTGTCGAGGCGGTCTTGGGTGATGTGCGCGCCTCTGGCGCGACAGGTGCCGCGAACGAGCGGTTTCGTGCGTGGTTCGTCGACTCTGGGTTGTTGCGCTCCTCGCTATCCGGTTCAGCATCCAGCTCCGCCCTCTCGGACGCTGGTGCGTCAGACCTCGGGAGGCGATGGGTGCGCAACTTCTGGATGACCATCTATCGCGCGCTGTATCGGGCAGCCGTCGCACACACTTGGGCGTTCGGCGCCATCGTCTTTCTGATCGCAATGCTCAACGACGGCGCCGTTGCCAGGCACATCAAAGCTTCTGCCGCCGGATTCGCGAGTCCACTCTCCTTTCACCTCGCCGCGCACGGCTTGCTGGTTACGTTCGGCATCGGTGCGTCGGCGCTTCTGGTTCCCGTGCCGCTGCTTGCTTACTGCTGGTCGGCTGCGGCACTTCTGGTCGGGGTGCTTGGCTGGCGTCTTGCAGCCTCATTCCACGTCAACCGCTAGCTTGTCTCGCCTTATTTTGCATTCGATTCGCGGACCCTATACCGCACCAACGGAGAAACCCCACATGAGCACACCAGAACATATCGACATGATCTACGATGCAATGACCCTGCCGGCCGAGGTCGCCCTCTCCGGCGACCATCCTTCCACAGTCGGAACTTCGAGGTTTACCGATGCGGGCCCGCTTGAGCCGGGTTCGGTCGAGCATGAGCTTCAAGAGATGGTCGATGCGGCGGACTCCCTACGCAAGGACGGCGTGATCTCCGCCGCTGACGCCGAGAAGAAAAAGGCCGAAGTGGAGAAGACTCGCAAGCTGTTCCGCGAGCTGCCGCCCGAGCAACGCGCGGCCATCGTCAAGCGTCGCCGTGACCTGGGTCTGCAGATCCTGAACCGCGAGCTAGCCGGCGCTGCGGTGGTGGCAGTCGACCTGAAGCTGAACCACACGCGGCTCCGCCCGCTGTTCCTCCAGTCGTGGCCCTACCTGAACCGGATGAGCCTGAACCTGCAGCGCTTCGGTGCGGATACGTTCAGCCGAAGCGAACTGACTACTGTCAACGACTTCCTCGAACGTGAGCTGGCCAAGCTTGAGGACTACGTCGACGAGCAGTTGCGCGTGGCGAAGGCCTACTGTGAGATGCGCGAGGCGGAAATGAAGGCGAAGAACGACATCATCTTCCGGCCCACGGTTACCCGGCCTTCGTTGGAGATGGAGATCCAAGCGTACTCGCGTTTCTCGCTGCGCGCGCTCCAGGTTCTGGTCAACTTCGACAAGACGATGGACGAGTTTGATTTTATGGTGTGGAACGGCATCCGTGATCAGTCCGACGTCAATGACCAGGTGAACAGCTTCCTGCGCAAGTTCCAGCCGCTGGCGTTGCGTAGCTACACCACGCACTTGAAGTTGATGACGACGATCCGCGGCATCTAGAGCTCGTCGATGCCCGCCCCGTCTCTCGATAAACTCAACGCTGCCCAACGGGAGGTCGTACTGCTGCGTAGCCACTGCGTAGCGGTCGCATGCCCTGGTGCGGGCAAGACCTCCACTATGGCCACGAAGGCAGCGCACTTGCTGTCAGATCCTGAGGTTGTTGTGGGCGCCGTCACCTTCAGCAAGGATGCGGCGCTGGAACTGCGCGAACGCATTCTCGCGCTTGCAGGGGAGACCGCTAAAACGCGCCTCATTGCGGGGACATTCCACTCCTTGGCCTATAAGCAAATACGCGTGAGAGGATCGAAGGGGCAGACGATCCTTATGGATGGCGAGCGTCTCGCGCTAGTCGATCAGGCCTTGCAAGCGGCCGAGCTCGATTGGAAGTTAGACGATGCCATAAAGGTCATTGAGAACCTCAAGACTGACCTAGCCATTGTGCCGACCGATACCCCTGAGGGACGGCTTCTGGCTGCCTATCAAGAGTCCCTTCAACGAAATTGGGCGCTCGACTTCCATGACATGCTGCGTCTTAGCGTAAGTGGGATGCAATCCGGGTCGCTCAAGCCCTATCCTTTTCATCATCTCCTCGTGGACGAGTTTCAGGATACTGACCCACTTCAGTATCAATGGGTGTGCGAGCATGCCCTACACGGTGTCACGATCACGCTTGTCGGGGACGATGACCAGAGTATCTATGGCTTTCGCTCGGCGCTCGGCTTCCGCGGCATGGAGTCCTTCATCAGACAATTCGACGCCCAACCGGTAATACTCGGAAGCAATTATCGGTGCCGCGCGGAGATCCTAGCCGCTGCGGATCGAGTGATCGTCAACAATCGCGATCGGATTCCCAAGACGCTTGCGGCAGAACGGGGACCGGGAGGGACTATCGGGTTTAGCCGGTTCGGCGATGAATATGACGAGGCGGTAGCAGCTGTAGAAGCGCTGTCGCCCTTTCTCAGCGACGGTAGGAGTGGGGCGATTCTGGCTCGAACCAACCGGATTCTGGACCCGGTCGAAGCCGTATGCAGATCCCGCGGACTCAAGTACTACCGCGCATCCGGAGCCTCGATTCTCAATCGTCCGGAGGCGGCCCTAGTGGGAAGCCTTTTGGAACTTGTGCAGCGGGTTCGATCCGGTGGCATGGACACGCTCTTGGGCTTCGCCGGCCTCAGCGTGCACGAGCTTCGTTCTCTCCACGAGAAGCTCGGTCCGGGCCTACAGTTCCGCCAGGTAAAAGAGCTCTCTGGACTTGCCCTCAGCGATAGCTCGGTCGATACGTTTAGAGATTTCTCGAAGCGGCTCTCCGAGTGGCGAGCCTTGTGCGAGCGGCAGTTTTTCTCGCTGGTCCTCGAGGGCGTCAG
This genomic stretch from Cupriavidus basilensis harbors:
- a CDS encoding PAS domain-containing protein yields the protein MVPVTHPLDHTDADGKVEKWCYSDIEDRKQSETALRAPEERLRLIVDGLPTRVLLFSPEGEVIHVNRHTLEYSGATVDELKQWASKDLTHGDDRQATSDRFDAPTRPVSLMTSSPATAAPTAVIDGFACMAFPYAIMRVGSFSGISCKSISMSANEPRCS
- a CDS encoding CaiB/BaiF CoA transferase family protein; the protein is MSPPLEGLRVIDFTRVLAGPLCTKTLLDLGAQVTKIEPPSGDVGRAGFPLIGDMSVYYIQQNAGKRNVSIDLNYEEAREIVKRMCDTADIIVENFRPGTLDRFGLGYEQVRARNPRVIYASLSGYGQNTSWSNRPAFAPTVQAESGLTDIVEQHFGDALTEPRNDACSHADVYTGMQGVIGILAALQHRNQTGEGQHVDVAMAATMLAVNERLGAQLSGVDTEGEPTILSATDSHIYALPNGVRITIASSPVFTPMFIRYCAMMRRNDIRSDPRFATALLRRRNLKLLLAEIQAWLATFENLEDLQTQISEAGLALGVIRSTSEFADMDWVSEWGALVDVDDRSGGSLRMPGPPWHFSSCTLPGPGVPGFQGEQNESVLRDEGIGEHTIAELKARRILLSRRNPFGSFD
- a CDS encoding enoyl-CoA hydratase/isomerase family protein; this translates as MSSVNLSIDGAVGVVSMAKPPHNLLDDVFINEIIEAYRRAVESNCRAILLRSEMRHFCAGAEVRAFHDGSASIQHSESAMNEFLDVMENTPVPTIAAVHGGALGGGLELALTCDMVIAADTAYMGQVEVAAGVLPLLGGTQRLVQRAGVVRAKEIAMVGRRFRAEIFERWGIINHVVPETDLAQAAMSLARQLASGPTLVLRGIKRQANAAAREGIAAADRIQVEINRDIWATKDRTRGIEAFLTTGPGTGIFEGD
- a CDS encoding putative quinol monooxygenase, which gives rise to MLAVIAQIKVKSGSEAQFEELANQLANASRREEGCLEYGLWRTDVVGQYTFIERYKDPAAADAHRKSEHFRQIGRAMGAHMEGTPTIVRLTAV
- a CDS encoding acetoacetate--CoA ligase: MDVLPLRPLASDTDTRPDQREHTSPIWIPYPADIEAANIEHFRLWLAERHGLNLPDYRALQAWSVDRLELFWSSICEYFDVRATNRSKQVLAKSSMPGARWFPGTRLNYVDQVLRHEKLTGLAVIGESEPGGPANSSLSWTELRRQVAAVAHTLRRLGVQKGDRVIGYMPDVPQAVVAFLAAASIGAIWSVCGQEYSSEAALARFGQLEPAVLVAADGYYYAGRPHCRLDAVEQLRRNLPTLRGTIMVPRVGRDVSIASDVIQWSEASAGEHPLAPIPVEFDHPLWVLFSSGTTGKPKGILHGHGGVLLEHLKQITFHSNLRAGDTYLGYTSPSWMMWNYQIAALLVGARVVCHDGSPGHPHPGALWALASRHQATVLQTSPSYLQACEAAGVRPAAEHDLSGLRCLSVTGSVLAASSARWAARELGPRVAIASSSGGTDVVSGFIGAVPTLPVWAEELTAPCLGVALDSFGPQGHSVRGQVGELVITKPMPSMPIGFWNDPDGSRLRASYFDTFPGVWRHGDWITITERGSVIMHGRSDATLNRNGVRMGSADIYQVVERLPEVAESLVVGVERSDGGYWMPLFVTLTEGVEDLSDDLLRRIMTAIREGASPRHVPDEVIVVPGIPHTLTGKKLEVPIKRILQGAPPLLVLDAQSVDNPSLLDDFARIARARSTA
- a CDS encoding TetR/AcrR family transcriptional regulator — protein: MPRQSDSREEMIKAGRRLYSVRGYARTAFSDVLAESGAPRGSVYFHFPGGKDEFAGEVVAAHTRSAQARLARLAATCSTPQDLLVAYLEAARDHAVATEYREGCPIGAVILESAQASPELQASAGKAMASSIALFAGLLVERGAGEADAHRWATAAVTAFEGALIVSRALGDPTPFDSLIDSLRHAAA
- a CDS encoding DUF4400 domain-containing protein — protein: MAGSRFAGHIRVWLLAAPLMLCVLAPMLPESERFEIGADEQTSVEAVLGDVRASGATGAANERFRAWFVDSGLLRSSLSGSASSSALSDAGASDLGRRWVRNFWMTIYRALYRAAVAHTWAFGAIVFLIAMLNDGAVARHIKASAAGFASPLSFHLAAHGLLVTFGIGASALLVPVPLLAYCWSAAALLVGVLGWRLAASFHVNR
- a CDS encoding ATPase, which gives rise to MSTPEHIDMIYDAMTLPAEVALSGDHPSTVGTSRFTDAGPLEPGSVEHELQEMVDAADSLRKDGVISAADAEKKKAEVEKTRKLFRELPPEQRAAIVKRRRDLGLQILNRELAGAAVVAVDLKLNHTRLRPLFLQSWPYLNRMSLNLQRFGADTFSRSELTTVNDFLERELAKLEDYVDEQLRVAKAYCEMREAEMKAKNDIIFRPTVTRPSLEMEIQAYSRFSLRALQVLVNFDKTMDEFDFMVWNGIRDQSDVNDQVNSFLRKFQPLALRSYTTHLKLMTTIRGI
- a CDS encoding ATP-dependent helicase, which encodes MPAPSLDKLNAAQREVVLLRSHCVAVACPGAGKTSTMATKAAHLLSDPEVVVGAVTFSKDAALELRERILALAGETAKTRLIAGTFHSLAYKQIRVRGSKGQTILMDGERLALVDQALQAAELDWKLDDAIKVIENLKTDLAIVPTDTPEGRLLAAYQESLQRNWALDFHDMLRLSVSGMQSGSLKPYPFHHLLVDEFQDTDPLQYQWVCEHALHGVTITLVGDDDQSIYGFRSALGFRGMESFIRQFDAQPVILGSNYRCRAEILAAADRVIVNNRDRIPKTLAAERGPGGTIGFSRFGDEYDEAVAAVEALSPFLSDGRSGAILARTNRILDPVEAVCRSRGLKYYRASGASILNRPEAALVGSLLELVQRVRSGGMDTLLGFAGLSVHELRSLHEKLGPGLQFRQVKELSGLALSDSSVDTFRDFSKRLSEWRALCERQFFSLVLEGVSDWMLRHAKTDAAKRAIRTTYDVLSRLNGPFSDRLEFLRRKNNEPGNDAIVLTTLHSAKGLEWDAVVLIRVEETVLPDEKGTSEAEERRLFYVGMTRARDSLFISTAKKNPTSRFVFEAGLLQT